The following proteins are co-located in the Flavobacterium sp. CECT 9288 genome:
- a CDS encoding tol-pal system YbgF family protein translates to MATYNKRGYKAPKEKEVKEEAVEAVVIDEKDSTTAEVFSKLDETASRTEDFVAKNQKVIIGLVAAAALATLSYLAYQRFIAAPAQEEAANEMFVAQQNFQKATDGVSSDSLYKLSLNGSEGKFGFLKIADEYSGTDAGNLANYYAGIAYLNTRKYTEAIDYLSKFKSDDIMLSALAKGAIGDAYAQKNQPKEALENYINAAGTNKNDFTTPRFLLKAGKVALALGNKADALKYFTDIKDNYDASPEAASVDVLIGLAQ, encoded by the coding sequence ATGGCAACTTATAATAAAAGAGGATATAAAGCACCAAAAGAAAAAGAAGTAAAAGAAGAAGCGGTAGAAGCAGTAGTTATTGATGAAAAAGACAGTACCACTGCCGAAGTATTTTCCAAATTAGATGAAACCGCATCAAGAACTGAAGACTTTGTTGCTAAAAATCAAAAAGTTATTATAGGATTAGTTGCTGCGGCTGCTCTTGCAACCCTTAGTTATTTAGCATACCAACGTTTTATTGCTGCTCCTGCGCAAGAAGAAGCTGCCAATGAAATGTTTGTGGCGCAACAAAATTTTCAAAAAGCGACTGATGGAGTTTCAAGTGACTCGTTGTATAAATTGTCTTTAAACGGATCTGAAGGGAAATTTGGTTTCCTAAAAATTGCTGACGAATATTCTGGTACTGACGCTGGAAATCTAGCTAATTACTATGCGGGTATTGCTTATTTAAATACTAGAAAATACACTGAAGCAATTGATTATTTATCAAAATTCAAATCAGATGATATTATGTTAAGCGCTCTTGCGAAAGGTGCTATTGGTGATGCTTATGCTCAAAAAAATCAACCGAAAGAAGCTTTAGAGAATTATATCAACGCTGCTGGAACTAATAAAAATGATTTTACAACACCTCGTTTTTTATTAAAAGCTGGTAAAGTAGCTCTTGCATTAGGTAATAAAGCAGATGCGTTGAAATATTTTACAGATATTAAAGACAATTATGATGCATCTCCAGAGGCTGCATCAGTAGATGTATTAATAGGATTAGCGCAATAA
- the ribH gene encoding 6,7-dimethyl-8-ribityllumazine synthase, with translation MATENKNLSEYDKSAIPDAKNFRFGIVVAEWNENITEGLFNGAYTALLENEVPETNIIRWNVPGSFELIYGSKKMLQTQNVDAVIAIGCVIQGQTKHFDFVCEGVTQGIKDLNIQTDIPVIFCVLTDNTMQQSIDRSGGIHGNKGTEAAIAAIKMAYIRQQASLNSTFNHQQLLSSGTLQIENVPLGLTE, from the coding sequence ATGGCAACCGAAAATAAAAATTTATCTGAATACGACAAAAGCGCCATTCCAGATGCGAAAAATTTTCGTTTTGGAATTGTTGTCGCAGAATGGAATGAGAACATAACTGAGGGATTATTCAATGGAGCTTATACTGCTTTACTTGAAAATGAGGTTCCAGAGACTAATATCATTAGATGGAATGTTCCAGGAAGTTTTGAGCTCATTTATGGTTCAAAGAAGATGTTACAAACACAAAATGTTGATGCAGTAATTGCAATTGGATGTGTCATTCAAGGGCAAACCAAGCATTTTGATTTTGTATGTGAAGGGGTTACTCAAGGAATTAAAGACTTAAATATTCAAACGGATATTCCTGTGATATTTTGTGTGCTAACAGATAATACCATGCAACAATCTATAGATAGAAGCGGTGGTATTCACGGAAACAAAGGCACAGAAGCTGCTATTGCTGCTATCAAAATGGCATACATTCGTCAGCAAGCATCATTAAATAGTACTTTTAATCACCAACAATTGTTGTCATCAGGTACTTTACAAATAGAAAATGTACCACTAGGGTTAACAGAATAA
- the mutL gene encoding DNA mismatch repair endonuclease MutL, with product MSSIIQLLPDHVANQIAAGEVVQRPASVVKELLENAVDARATDIKLIIKDAGKALVQVIDNGLGMNVTDARLCFERHATSKIRQAEDLFSLFTKGFRGEALASIAAIAHVEMKTRQEQDELGHHIIIEGSKFVAQELAVLPQGTSFAIKNLFFNIPARRNFLKSDTVEYRHIVDEFQRVALAHPNIQFTFYHNGSEMFNLPPATLRQRIVSIFSGKTNEKLVPVQEETDIVTIQGFVSKPEFAKKSRGEQFFFVNDRFIKSGYLHHAVMAAYDGILKDGAQPSYFLYLSVPPNTIDINIHPTKTEIKFDDEHALYAILRASIKHSLGQFNVAPVLDFDRDSNLDTPYHYKDLSGEVPSIQVDGTFNPFSNETPSKQFSSYKKPESTSKWDSLYVGLKQDVFDVEQVTFENEEVTSSLFNDEEVEHAVHKTYQIHKKYIVSSIKSGMVIVDQQRAHQRVLYEQFLVNMTVQQASSQQLLFPLNLFYSSSEMEIITELQQALKNTGFVFEDNNTDHIVISGIPVNITESEVSIVLEQLISDLQDGIPESSFSQNDTIAKSMAKSLAVKTGTHLTEKEQENLVNGLFACKDPNVSPFHKPTFITMRVEDLDKKFAV from the coding sequence ATGTCGAGTATTATACAATTGCTGCCTGATCATGTTGCAAATCAAATTGCAGCGGGAGAGGTTGTTCAACGTCCTGCATCAGTAGTAAAAGAACTTTTGGAAAATGCAGTTGATGCAAGGGCCACAGATATCAAGTTAATCATTAAAGATGCTGGTAAAGCACTTGTACAAGTGATTGATAATGGTTTAGGAATGAATGTAACTGATGCGCGCCTGTGTTTTGAACGTCATGCTACTTCAAAAATACGTCAAGCCGAAGATTTATTTTCCTTATTTACCAAAGGTTTTAGAGGTGAAGCATTAGCATCTATTGCTGCTATTGCTCATGTTGAAATGAAAACACGTCAAGAACAAGATGAGTTAGGACACCACATTATTATTGAAGGAAGTAAATTTGTAGCACAAGAGCTTGCTGTTTTGCCACAAGGAACTTCATTTGCCATCAAAAACTTGTTTTTTAATATTCCGGCTAGGAGAAATTTTTTGAAATCAGATACAGTTGAATACCGACATATTGTTGATGAATTTCAACGAGTAGCATTGGCTCACCCTAACATTCAATTTACATTTTACCACAACGGAAGCGAAATGTTTAATTTGCCTCCAGCTACGTTAAGACAACGTATTGTGTCTATATTTTCGGGAAAAACAAATGAAAAATTGGTTCCCGTTCAAGAGGAAACAGATATTGTTACTATTCAAGGATTTGTAAGTAAGCCCGAATTTGCAAAAAAGAGTAGGGGCGAACAGTTTTTCTTTGTTAATGATCGTTTTATAAAAAGCGGATACTTACATCATGCAGTTATGGCTGCCTATGACGGAATCTTAAAAGACGGAGCTCAACCGAGTTATTTTTTATATCTTTCAGTACCGCCAAACACTATAGATATTAACATTCATCCTACTAAAACTGAAATTAAATTTGATGATGAGCATGCTTTATACGCTATCCTTCGGGCTTCTATAAAACACAGTTTAGGACAATTTAATGTAGCTCCAGTTTTGGATTTTGATAGAGACTCGAATCTGGATACGCCTTATCATTACAAAGATTTATCTGGCGAAGTTCCATCAATTCAAGTTGACGGGACTTTTAATCCGTTTTCTAACGAAACTCCTAGCAAACAATTTTCTAGTTATAAAAAACCAGAAAGCACCTCAAAATGGGACAGTTTGTATGTCGGTTTAAAACAGGATGTTTTTGATGTAGAGCAAGTAACTTTTGAAAACGAGGAAGTCACATCGTCACTTTTTAACGATGAAGAAGTGGAGCATGCGGTCCATAAAACCTATCAAATTCATAAAAAATACATTGTATCGTCTATCAAATCAGGAATGGTAATTGTTGATCAGCAGCGTGCACACCAACGCGTTTTGTATGAGCAGTTTTTGGTAAATATGACGGTACAGCAAGCATCAAGTCAGCAACTATTATTTCCTTTAAATTTGTTTTATTCGTCAAGCGAAATGGAAATCATCACTGAGTTGCAACAAGCGTTAAAAAACACCGGTTTTGTTTTTGAAGATAACAATACAGATCATATTGTAATTTCTGGAATACCCGTAAACATCACCGAGAGTGAAGTTTCTATAGTTTTAGAGCAATTAATAAGTGATCTTCAAGATGGAATTCCTGAGAGCAGTTTTAGTCAAAACGATACTATCGCCAAGTCAATGGCTAAAAGTTTAGCCGTAAAAACAGGAACGCATCTTACAGAGAAAGAGCAGGAAAATTTAGTTAATGGACTTTTTGCGTGTAAGGATCCTAATGTGTCGCCATTTCATAAACCCACTTTCATCACTATGCGTGTGGAAGATTTAGATAAAAAATTTGCAGTATGA
- a CDS encoding rhomboid family intramembrane serine protease → MRNVTEVVKQLIIVNILFFIGTYLLGDVVYKVLALFFPENPNFQYWQPLSHMFMHGGVMHIFFNMFALYSFGSALEQIWGGKKFLFFYISCGLGAALLHTGVNYYYFNDAITTLTANGFNKQDILQLLNEGKIDTRWQQFINASDFSNFTSAYAGTAVGASGAIYGIIVAFAFMFPNAELALMFIPVPIKAKYFVPGLVLVDLYLGISGKSIFGGGGIAHFAHVGGALFGFIMMWYWKKNQFNKNRWN, encoded by the coding sequence ATGAGAAACGTAACCGAAGTTGTTAAACAATTAATTATTGTTAACATTCTATTTTTTATAGGGACATACCTTTTAGGAGATGTAGTTTATAAAGTCTTGGCTTTATTTTTTCCGGAGAATCCAAATTTCCAATATTGGCAACCGCTATCTCATATGTTTATGCACGGAGGTGTCATGCATATTTTTTTCAATATGTTTGCTTTGTATTCTTTTGGATCAGCTTTAGAGCAAATATGGGGCGGAAAAAAGTTTTTGTTTTTTTATATTTCTTGTGGTTTAGGGGCGGCTTTGTTGCATACGGGTGTTAATTATTATTATTTTAATGACGCTATTACTACCTTGACAGCAAATGGCTTTAATAAGCAAGATATTTTACAGCTTTTAAATGAAGGTAAAATAGATACTCGTTGGCAGCAATTTATAAACGCCTCTGATTTTTCTAACTTCACAAGTGCTTATGCCGGGACTGCTGTGGGAGCATCAGGAGCAATTTACGGAATTATAGTCGCTTTTGCGTTTATGTTTCCTAATGCTGAACTGGCGCTTATGTTTATTCCCGTACCTATTAAAGCTAAATATTTTGTTCCCGGACTGGTTCTTGTAGATTTATACTTGGGAATTTCAGGTAAATCTATTTTTGGCGGTGGCGGAATAGCGCATTTTGCGCATGTGGGTGGAGCATTATTTGGTTTTATAATGATGTGGTATTGGAAAAAAAATCAATTTAATAAAAACCGCTGGAATTAA
- a CDS encoding rhomboid family intramembrane serine protease produces the protein MNVIDDLKLQYKMGGIVIRLIFWNIALFVIPFLVFSILSLMGITIDYLQYVSLSSNPTVFISQPWTILSYAFFHTGIMHILFNLLVLNFAGRLFMTYFTGKQLFGLYVLGAIFAGIVYVLVFYILAIDVPIVGASAAIMAILVAVATYNPLMELRMLIFGTVKLWHVTAVIVFIDLMQLRSGNMGGHISHLAGALFGFLFIKLLENGTDLSKIISGFIDFFQNRFQKNNATPFKKVYKSHQKPAPKTVSKIVVKDNNQQQIDQILDKISQSGYDSLSQNEKEFLFKVGK, from the coding sequence ATGAATGTTATTGATGATTTGAAATTGCAATACAAAATGGGAGGAATTGTTATTCGTCTTATTTTTTGGAATATCGCTTTATTTGTGATTCCTTTTTTAGTTTTTTCTATTTTATCATTAATGGGTATTACTATTGACTACCTTCAATATGTAAGCTTATCATCAAACCCTACTGTTTTTATAAGCCAGCCTTGGACTATTTTGAGCTATGCTTTTTTTCATACTGGAATCATGCATATTCTTTTTAATTTATTAGTTCTTAATTTTGCAGGAAGATTATTCATGACTTATTTTACAGGCAAGCAATTGTTTGGCTTGTATGTTTTGGGAGCTATTTTTGCTGGAATAGTGTATGTTTTAGTTTTTTATATTTTAGCAATAGATGTGCCTATTGTTGGGGCCTCTGCGGCTATAATGGCTATTTTGGTTGCAGTTGCAACATACAATCCATTGATGGAGCTCCGAATGTTGATATTTGGAACCGTAAAGCTTTGGCACGTTACAGCTGTTATTGTATTTATTGATTTAATGCAATTGCGTTCCGGTAATATGGGTGGGCATATTTCTCATCTTGCAGGAGCTTTATTTGGTTTTTTATTCATTAAACTACTTGAAAATGGGACTGATCTAAGTAAAATAATTTCGGGTTTTATAGATTTTTTCCAAAATCGATTCCAAAAAAACAATGCTACACCTTTTAAAAAAGTGTATAAATCGCATCAAAAACCAGCACCAAAAACAGTTTCTAAAATTGTTGTAAAAGATAATAATCAGCAGCAAATAGATCAAATATTGGATAAAATAAGTCAATCTGGATATGATAGTTTATCTCAAAACGAAAAAGAATTCCTTTTTAAAGTAGGAAAATAA
- a CDS encoding endonuclease/exonuclease/phosphatase family protein, with the protein MRNLSWFNKGMFLLNIVLTVVTFIAYILPFLAPKSFPLLSVLTLFMPLFFVFNTLFFFYWALQFKKQLIVSGIVLLIGITFINKFYKFSSVELPKVEQDFTIMSYNVRLLNVFKWIERDDVPGDILNFINEKNPDILCIQEFSSTAGIDLKVYPHRYIFTEGNQIKTGQAIFSKFPIIDHGNIIFPKSSNNVIYADIKKGKDIIRVYNMHLQSIKISPDVNEIDENIDAINQNKSQKLFIRISKAFKQQQQQAEQFREHKLKCTYPVIICGDMNNSAFSYVYRSIKGKMKDSFEEAGKGFGETYKFRYYPARIDYIFVDERMKVKKFENFSNFINSDHFPIMARLSYE; encoded by the coding sequence ATGAGAAATCTTTCTTGGTTTAATAAAGGTATGTTTCTACTCAATATAGTCCTAACAGTGGTGACTTTTATTGCTTATATTTTACCTTTCTTGGCCCCGAAATCTTTCCCGTTATTGTCAGTTCTTACATTATTCATGCCTTTGTTCTTTGTTTTCAACACCTTGTTTTTTTTCTATTGGGCCTTACAATTTAAAAAACAATTGATTGTTTCTGGAATTGTATTATTAATAGGGATTACATTTATAAATAAGTTTTATAAATTTTCAAGTGTTGAATTGCCTAAAGTAGAACAAGATTTCACCATCATGAGCTACAATGTTAGACTCTTAAACGTTTTTAAATGGATAGAACGTGATGATGTACCTGGTGATATTTTGAATTTTATAAATGAAAAAAATCCTGATATATTGTGTATTCAAGAGTTCTCATCAACTGCTGGAATAGATTTAAAAGTATATCCACACCGCTATATTTTTACCGAAGGAAACCAAATTAAAACGGGTCAAGCTATTTTTTCAAAATTTCCTATAATTGATCACGGTAATATTATCTTTCCTAAGTCCAGTAATAATGTCATTTACGCAGATATAAAGAAGGGAAAAGATATTATTAGGGTATATAACATGCACTTACAATCTATCAAAATTTCCCCAGACGTAAATGAAATCGATGAAAATATAGATGCAATTAATCAGAATAAATCTCAAAAACTTTTTATTCGAATCAGTAAGGCATTTAAACAACAACAGCAACAAGCTGAGCAATTTCGAGAGCATAAATTAAAGTGTACCTATCCAGTCATTATATGTGGTGACATGAATAATAGTGCATTTTCGTATGTGTATAGAAGTATAAAAGGAAAAATGAAAGACAGTTTTGAAGAAGCTGGTAAGGGTTTTGGAGAGACTTATAAATTCAGATATTATCCTGCAAGGATTGACTATATTTTTGTTGATGAAAGAATGAAGGTGAAAAAATTCGAAAACTTTTCTAATTTTATAAATTCAGATCATTTCCCAATCATGGCACGTTTGTCCTATGAATAG
- a CDS encoding WbqC family protein → MNIIIHPTYFPSISHFVAIAKADSVLYEVEDNFQKQTNRNRTYIYSPNGIQLLNIPIKHSKTTHQKTKDIRIENDFDWQKQHFKSLEAAYRSSPFFEFFEDDLQPIFEKKHDFLMDLNFEVLELLSKCMRMKMDYSKTESYVLETDPAIITDYRSLANGKKDISKFETYPQVFDDKYGFLNNLSILDLLFNEGKFTVDYLRNQTL, encoded by the coding sequence ATGAATATTATCATACACCCCACCTATTTCCCTTCTATAAGTCATTTTGTAGCCATTGCAAAAGCTGATTCAGTACTTTATGAGGTCGAAGATAATTTTCAAAAGCAAACTAACCGAAATAGAACTTACATTTACAGTCCAAACGGAATTCAACTTTTGAATATCCCTATAAAACATAGTAAAACAACCCATCAAAAAACAAAAGATATCCGAATAGAAAATGATTTTGATTGGCAAAAACAGCATTTCAAATCCTTAGAGGCAGCATATAGAAGCTCTCCTTTTTTTGAGTTTTTTGAAGACGATTTACAACCTATTTTCGAAAAGAAACATGATTTTTTGATGGATCTAAACTTTGAAGTTTTAGAATTGCTATCTAAGTGTATGCGAATGAAAATGGATTATTCTAAAACCGAATCGTATGTCCTAGAGACAGATCCAGCTATTATTACAGATTATAGATCATTAGCAAACGGAAAAAAGGACATCTCAAAATTTGAAACGTATCCTCAAGTTTTTGATGACAAATATGGATTTCTAAATAATTTAAGTATACTAGATTTACTTTTCAATGAAGGTAAGTTTACTGTGGATTATTTGAGAAATCAGACCCTTTAA